Genomic window (Longimicrobium sp.):
CCGGCGTGCCGCCCAGCAGTGGCAGCACGAAGCGGCTGAACATCGGCTGCACCAGGAAGAGCAGGAAGGCGCTGGTGAAGATGGCCGCGGTGAACACGGCCAGCACCCAGCGGTGCGCCTGCGCGGCGGGCACGGCGGCGGCCGGTGCATCCGCCGCGCCGAGGGACGGCGCGGCGGCGGATGTCTGCTGGCTCAAGGACGCACTGCGGGTGACGGTGGCGCGGACGACGCGGTGGGGGCCGATGGACGCTTGAAGATGGCGCCCGCCGCGCTCCCGTCAACTCGCGGCGGATCCGCTGCGGTTCCGTGCCGTCTCCCTCCGGTCCGCTCCGCGTATCGCGCACCTCCCCACCCGCGGTCGTGCGTGCGCTTGACGGCTTTGTACGCGGGCTGCCAGACTCCGGATCATTCCTCGTCGTCCCGATGGAATTCTGATGCGGGGCCATCCGCACCGAAATCGCGGCATGAGGCGATGTCCGAGTCATATCATTCCGGATACATCAACCCGACAGCCACCGAAGGACCTGCCCATGACCGCCCGTTCGCCCGAACAAGCCCGCAAGCGCTACTATCTGGTTACGAGGGACATGAGCCCCGTGTCGGGCGGCCTTTCCTTCGTCAACCGGGAGGCGGCTCTCGTCAACGGGCGTCTTGCCGGTACGCACGAGCATAGAGAACCGGGACATCCGCACCCGGTGTTCGTAGGTATCCCCCGGCTGCGCGAGAAGCCGCAGGTGGTTATCGGCGGCAGCGGACCCACGGCCCTCGATTATTACGATTTGTTCAAGCCGATCTTCATCTCCACCCGGGCAAAGGAGCTGCTCGAGGGGATCGACCCCGGGGGATTCGAGTTCGCCGAATGCGAGACCGTCGACCGTCGCGGAAGCCGGGTCAAATCCTATTGGTGGATGGATGTGATTCGCTGGGTCGAGACGTTCGACGAAGAGCGGTCGAGCTTCGAGTGGTATCGCGACAGCTATCCGATGGCCCCGGACGCGCAGACCAACCCGTCGATGTCCGCCCTGTACGACATTCATATGCCCGGGGGCTTTCCCGACGAGTACCACGCATTCTGGTTCGCCCATTATCGCATCAAGTTCGTATTCGACGAGGTCCTGGTGGACGCCTGGAGAGAAGCGAGGCTGACCGGCGCCCACTTCACACCGCTTCAGCCGCCGACAGAGGCCGAATTCAAGGATCATGTTCGCTTCGTCAATTATCCCTACTGGACAGAAAAGGCGCGGCAGTCGTGACGGAATAGAAAACTCGCGTGTTGAAGAATCAGGACGAAACTGCAGGCCAGCACGAGCCCAGGCTTAACGAACCCGCCAGTCCACCGAAGGACCGCCATGACGACGCGTACGCCCGAACCCGCCCGCAAGCGCTACTATCTGGTCTCGCTCGACGTGGCCTCCAATTCCGGCACCGGTGTTTTCTTCGTGAACGAGGAGGAGGCTCTCGTCAACGGGCGCCGTGTCGGTTACCACGAGCGTAGAGTTCCGGGACATCCGCACCCGGTGTTCGTGGGCGTCCCTCCACTGCGCGAGAAGCCGAAGGTGGTCATTCCCGGCACCGGGGCCAAGGCCGTCGATTATGACGGCATGATCCCGGTCTTCATCTCCAGCCGGGCGAAGAGATTGCTCGAGGGGATCGATCCTGGAGCCTTCGAGTTCGCCGAATGCGAGACCGCCACCCGCCGCGGAAACCCGATCGAACCCTATTGGTGGATGGACGTGATCCGCTGGGTCGAGAAGTTCGACGAAGCGCGATCGGACTTCGAGTGGTATCGCGACCGCTTCCCGACGGCTCCGAATGCACAGGACAACCCTTCGATGTTCCGTCTGTACGACATTCACATGCCGGCGGGCTTCCCGGATGAGTACCACGCCTTCCGGTTCGCACATTTCAATGGCAAAGCCGTGTTCGACGAGGTCATCGTGGATGCCTGGCGAGCAGCGAGGCTGACCGGCGCCATGTTCACGCCGCTCCAGCCGCCGACAAAGGCCGATCTCAAGCGCCACCTTTCGTTCATCAACTATCCCTACTGGACGGAAAGGTCCCACCGGCCGTGAGCAGGCGCGGTGTTCACCCCGTCAATTCTCGGATCGCGCCGGAGCGTGCGCGCGGTGCCCGAGGTCCGTCGCGCGGAGCGGCCCGGAGCCGGCGGCCAGGCGCTCGCGCCGATCCGGACCGGCGATGGATGCAGTCGCCCCGCGCTGGGCGAGCCACATCGAACCGCCGGCCGTGACCCCGCCGAACAGCGCCGCCAGCAGCACATCCGAGCCGATCGCCCCCAGCCGGGGGATTCCGCCGCCCGAAAGCAGGCTGGCCGTCACCATGAAGGCCGGCACGAACAGGCCGGCCACGATCCCCCCGCCAAGACCGAAGCGCACCCAGCTGATCTCCGCAAGCCGCCTCCCGCGGTAGAGAAGGCTGATCAGGGCCGAGAAGAAGCCCCCGGCGATCGCGCCCATCACCGCCACCCTCATCCCCATGAAGATCGCGTCCAGCGGCCAGGGTCCCCTGGAAGCGACGACCCCGGCGGCGTGGAGCACCGCGACGGTCACCACCGTGAGCGCGAACCAGGCGGCACCCCACACCACGGCGTTTTTCACCGCGCCCTTCAGGCGCTTGAGAAAGTCGTCCATCGCCATTCGCTGCCTCCAGAAGGTTTCCATTCACTCCAATCAGTTGTCGTCGCGGCTCACCGGTGCCCGGAAGCCGCCCGGCGCTCGCCCTCACCGCTCGATCTGCACCTCCTCGACGTTGTCGAACCGCTCCGTGTCGATCAGCAGGACGTAGGGGTCGATGCCGGCGTCGGAGGGCCTGCGCGGCACGGTGACCGTGATCGTCTGCCGGCCGGAGCGGATGCGATGATTCCGCAGGTAGAGCACCTCGCCGAAGTCCAGGCTCTCGTTGTTGTTCGGAGCGAAGACGCCGATCGGCACCCACTCGTCCATCGGCACCTCCGTCTCCCTGCCCGCGGGGTCGACGGTGACCTTGCGCGCCCGCAGGCGGAGCGTCACCTGCCAGGCGCCCGCCGCGGTCCGCCTGGCCGTGGCGCGCTCCGTCTCCAGGTCCCAGAAGGTGTTCGCCGCGAACAGGTCATGGGCCAGGTACCGCAGCGAGTCCGGCGTGACCGCCTGCAGCTCGCGGTAGAGATCGAGCGAGGTCGCCGGGGGCGCCGCGGCCGGGCGGTGCGCTTCGAAGAATCGCCGCCACGCCAGGTTCACCCGCTCCGTCCCCGCGTACTCGCTCAGCGCGTACAGCGCGAACGGGCCCTTGCGGTAGGATGCGTACGGGTCCATCGCCCGGAGCAGCGGGACGGACTGGCGGATGGGCACGATGGGATACGGCTGCCGGAAGAACCGCAGCAGCCGCCGGAGGTGCTCGCGCCCGTACGTCTCCTCCACCACCCCCATCGCGGCGTACCACGCGAAGCTCTCGGTGATCAGTGGCGCGCCCTCGGCGAACGCGTAGGGGACGCCCCATTCGTGCGCCATCTCGTGCGCCATGATGGCGAAGGGGAAATCGAGGCCGCGCGGATCCTCCTTCGGATTGAAGAGGGAGAACCCCTGGCCGTAGTCGATCGTGGTCGCCTCGGCGTGTGCGCCCATCTTGCGGACGGAGTTCTCGACCAGGCGGATGTAGCTGTAGGGGTACGGGCCGAACTCCCGGCTGTTGCGGTCGAGCGAGGCGCGGACGCTGCGGAGCAGGCGGTCCACGTTCGCCGTGTGGCCGGGGTGATGGTA
Coding sequences:
- a CDS encoding DUF1629 domain-containing protein, encoding MTARSPEQARKRYYLVTRDMSPVSGGLSFVNREAALVNGRLAGTHEHREPGHPHPVFVGIPRLREKPQVVIGGSGPTALDYYDLFKPIFISTRAKELLEGIDPGGFEFAECETVDRRGSRVKSYWWMDVIRWVETFDEERSSFEWYRDSYPMAPDAQTNPSMSALYDIHMPGGFPDEYHAFWFAHYRIKFVFDEVLVDAWREARLTGAHFTPLQPPTEAEFKDHVRFVNYPYWTEKARQS
- a CDS encoding DUF1629 domain-containing protein; the encoded protein is MTTRTPEPARKRYYLVSLDVASNSGTGVFFVNEEEALVNGRRVGYHERRVPGHPHPVFVGVPPLREKPKVVIPGTGAKAVDYDGMIPVFISSRAKRLLEGIDPGAFEFAECETATRRGNPIEPYWWMDVIRWVEKFDEARSDFEWYRDRFPTAPNAQDNPSMFRLYDIHMPAGFPDEYHAFRFAHFNGKAVFDEVIVDAWRAARLTGAMFTPLQPPTKADLKRHLSFINYPYWTERSHRP